The genomic interval CTGCTCAACAAGAAGTATATCAACAAGTTGAGAACATCTCAAAAGATGGCCTATTTTGGCGCAGTGATATCGGATATCGTGCGATTGGTATCAAAGCATAATCCATATAAACAGAAAGACGAGCATCGAATGGTGATGCTCGTCTTTTACATGATTTAGTGTGAGGCTTCATTGTGATGATTAGATTGCTCATCTTTTTCAGTAATATCTTCTGGAAGAAAGTTTTTTATAGCATCTGCTACTTGAGAGTCTTTTGGTTCAGATGAGTCAACAGAGTCTCTTTGCTGCATTAAGTCGACGATTGGACAATAGCGAAGAATCCCTTCCCCAATTTTCATGCCAGCCATCATGGCAACGAATAAATACGATTCTTTCCATGGTTTTTTTGCCATTTTAGCGATTGCCCAAGCTAATACTGTAAAACCACAAGTAATACGTAATAAAGAGTTAAGGATACCGATATTCCGTTCAAACTTCATTTTGCCATCTTCCCTTCATAAAAATTTAACAGTAATAGGAGATAAGTTTACTGTGTTTAGCTAAATAAATGTGATACTATAAACATACAATTAATCGGATGTTACCACACTTTGTTTCAGATACTTTATGGGGGGATGTTCATGTTAGAACAACGCTATAGGTGGAAAAATAAACATCTGCGAGAGCATATTGAAGTACTGGATGGTCAGCGTGCACCATATCTTTTATTAACAAATGCTACGTATTTAAATCAAACAATGCGACAATGGGTTACAGCAAACATTTGGATTTACGATGACCGAATTGTCTATGTTGGAAATAACCTTCCTGAGATTACAGATGGTTGCGAAGTGGTAGATTGTACCGGAAAAGTTTTAGTACCGGGATATATTGAACCACATGCACATCCATTTCAGTTATATAATCCCCATTCTTTTAGCCACTATACATCATCTTTTGGAACGACAACGCTTATCAATGACAACTTGCTATTACTCCTTCAATTGAATAAAAAGAAAGCGTTTTCTTTTCTGGGGGAACTTCGAAATATCCCGACATCAATGTATTGGTGGATGCGCTTTGACTCCCAAACAGAATTAAATGAGGAGGAGAGCTTTATTTCTCATAGTGCTGTAAAGTCTTGGCTTGAGCATGATGCTGTTCTTCAAGGGGGAGAGTTAACAGGGTGGCCGCGATTGTTAGCGGGGGATGACATGATGCTTCACTGGATTCAAGAAGCAAAACGAATGCGCAAAAAAATTGAAGGGCATTTTCCAGGAGCATCTGAGAAAACATTAGCGAAAATGATGCTGTTTGGGGTAGATAGTGATCATGAGGCGATGACGGGGGACGAAGTGATGAATCGTCTGCTGCAGGGCTATTCTGTATCTTTAAGATATTCATCGATTCGACCGGATTTACCTAAATTACTACAGGAAATTCATGAATTGGGTATTGATCAATATGATCATCTTTTTTTAACAACAGATGGTTCCCCGCCTTCTTTTTATGAGCAGGGGTGTATGGATGTATTAATTAAACTAGCGATTGAGAATGGCGTTCCTATTATCGATGCTTATAATATGGCCACTGTGAATATTGCTCGCTATTATAATATTGATTATTTGCATGGCAATATTGCAACGGGGCGAGTAGCGAATATTAACTTTTTAACGGATGCTATGAACCCAGCACCTGTGTCTGTACTGGCGAAAGGAAAATGGGTGAAACGAGATGGTATTTCTATGGAGCTGGACCGACCAATTAGTTGGCAAGAGTTCGGTTTTGACCGACTTGAATTAGATTGGCAATTAGATCTTGCAGAGGACTTTGAATTTTCGATGCCATTTGGAATTGAAATGATGAATAATGTAATTACGAAGCCTTATTCAATTGTTTGTGATGTTGGAAACGAAGAATTGCCTTTTGATCATGATGAGTGCTTTTTTATGCTGATTGACCGAGAAGGGAAATGGAGAATTAATACAATTCTAAAAGGGTTTGCTAATAGACTATGCGGGTTTGCAGCGTCATACACTAGTACAGGCGACATTATTTTGATTGGGAAACGGAAAAAAGATATGCTTGCTGCTTTTAATCGTATGAAAGAATTAGGTGGTGGTATCGTTATTGCAGAATACGGAGAAATCATTGGCGAGCTGCCTCTTGTATTAAGAGGAGTAATGTCTGATAAATCTGTTCCTGAATTGATTCAAGAGGAAAATTGGATTAAACAATTATTAAGGGAAAGAGGCTATCGGTTTGCAGATCCGATTTATACGCTGCAATTTTTCTCGACGACTCATTTGCCTTATATTCGTGTTACGCAAAGAGGGCTTTATGATGTTATGAATAAAACTGTACTCTTTCCTACTATAATGCGTTAAAATATAAAAGAAACCAAGGGAGTGGGATGATGAAACGTAACATCGTGCTGTGTCTATTGGTTGCAGGGGTATTGATAACGGGTTGTTCAAAAAAGGAAGAAGTTCAGGAGCCGGTTCCAGTAGAAGAGGATGTACCAAAGGAAGAAGCTGAAGCTCCCGAATTCGTTCATACTTACCCATTAACTGGTGTCGGTACAAATGATTCGATCGACCAGCGCGCGGTTGCAGTGATGGTAAATAATCATACGAAAGCTCGTCCACAGTCCGGTCTTACCAAAGCGGATATTGTTTATGAAATGCTGGCGGAAGGCGAAGTTACACGATTATTAGCGGTATATCAAAGCGAAAAACCAGAACAAGTAGGCCCAATTCGTAGTGCACGTGACTATTATATAGAGCTTGCTAAAGGATTAGATTGTATTTATGTTTGTCATGGAAATAGTCCAGATGCTGAGAGTATGCTTAAACAAGGATATATCGATCATTTGAATGGTTTGTATTATGATGGTACGCTATTTAAGCGTTCGAGTGAACGAAAAGCTCCACATAATTCTTATATTAGTTTTGAAAATATTGAAAAGGGAGCAATGGAAAAGGGGTATAATTTGACTGGTGCTCCAGCCTCTTTCGTTTTTTTAAATAAAGAAGAGATAAAAAGGTTAGAAGGAGATTCCGTGACAAAAGTTAGTATTAACTATGGATTCCCCGCCTATAATACGCAGTTTGAGTATGATGTACAACAAGGAAAATATAAAAGATATTCAAACGGTGAGCAAACAAAGGAGGCAACGACATCTGTTCCTGTACTTGTCGATAATGTCTTGATTATTGAGACAGCACATCGAGTAATAGATAAAGTTGGCCGCCGCGATATTGACCTGCAAAGTGGAGGAAAAGGCTATCTGCTTCAAAAAGGGAAAGTGAAGGAAGTAGAATGGATAAATAAAGACGGAAGAATCGTTCCAGTTTCAAATGGGGTAGATGTTGGCTTGATTCCAGGGAAAACGTGGGTTAACATTATACCGAACCAACCAGGGTTGACCCAAAACGTAACATTGAATGCTGCTGGAAATTGAGGAGGAAGTATTATGCAAATCGATAAGATAAGAGGAAAGGAAACCGATCAGTTATTCAAAGCGATCCAGTCCTTACGTGATCTTGATGAATGCTATCGATTTTTCGATGATTTATGTACGGTAAATGAAATCCAATCCTTAGCGCAGCGACTTGAGGTAGCTCGTATGCTTGAAGAAGGGAAAACGTATCATAAAATCGAAACAGAAACGGGAGCTAGTACAGCGACGA from Peribacillus asahii carries:
- a CDS encoding YerC/YecD family TrpR-related protein translates to MQIDKIRGKETDQLFKAIQSLRDLDECYRFFDDLCTVNEIQSLAQRLEVARMLEEGKTYHKIETETGASTATISRVKRCLNYGNDAYSMALNRIKEEPTE
- a CDS encoding YgaP family membrane protein gives rise to the protein MKFERNIGILNSLLRITCGFTVLAWAIAKMAKKPWKESYLFVAMMAGMKIGEGILRYCPIVDLMQQRDSVDSSEPKDSQVADAIKNFLPEDITEKDEQSNHHNEASH
- a CDS encoding DUF3048 domain-containing protein; this translates as MMKRNIVLCLLVAGVLITGCSKKEEVQEPVPVEEDVPKEEAEAPEFVHTYPLTGVGTNDSIDQRAVAVMVNNHTKARPQSGLTKADIVYEMLAEGEVTRLLAVYQSEKPEQVGPIRSARDYYIELAKGLDCIYVCHGNSPDAESMLKQGYIDHLNGLYYDGTLFKRSSERKAPHNSYISFENIEKGAMEKGYNLTGAPASFVFLNKEEIKRLEGDSVTKVSINYGFPAYNTQFEYDVQQGKYKRYSNGEQTKEATTSVPVLVDNVLIIETAHRVIDKVGRRDIDLQSGGKGYLLQKGKVKEVEWINKDGRIVPVSNGVDVGLIPGKTWVNIIPNQPGLTQNVTLNAAGN
- a CDS encoding adenine deaminase C-terminal domain-containing protein: MLEQRYRWKNKHLREHIEVLDGQRAPYLLLTNATYLNQTMRQWVTANIWIYDDRIVYVGNNLPEITDGCEVVDCTGKVLVPGYIEPHAHPFQLYNPHSFSHYTSSFGTTTLINDNLLLLLQLNKKKAFSFLGELRNIPTSMYWWMRFDSQTELNEEESFISHSAVKSWLEHDAVLQGGELTGWPRLLAGDDMMLHWIQEAKRMRKKIEGHFPGASEKTLAKMMLFGVDSDHEAMTGDEVMNRLLQGYSVSLRYSSIRPDLPKLLQEIHELGIDQYDHLFLTTDGSPPSFYEQGCMDVLIKLAIENGVPIIDAYNMATVNIARYYNIDYLHGNIATGRVANINFLTDAMNPAPVSVLAKGKWVKRDGISMELDRPISWQEFGFDRLELDWQLDLAEDFEFSMPFGIEMMNNVITKPYSIVCDVGNEELPFDHDECFFMLIDREGKWRINTILKGFANRLCGFAASYTSTGDIILIGKRKKDMLAAFNRMKELGGGIVIAEYGEIIGELPLVLRGVMSDKSVPELIQEENWIKQLLRERGYRFADPIYTLQFFSTTHLPYIRVTQRGLYDVMNKTVLFPTIMR